The Chrysemys picta bellii isolate R12L10 chromosome 12, ASM1138683v2, whole genome shotgun sequence genome has a segment encoding these proteins:
- the CD7 gene encoding T-cell antigen CD7 isoform X2, protein MVNEGESVNITCSVTTKGMLVGMYLKKEVVNAMEVLYITNNGHNRTIDFRYKDRIEISILQTDVRITLHQLQKNDTGLYVCRGSVLENYEPNCVSSQGTILMVKEMEQAECHVASWMPYVLSFMALILVSALGYLILSHIDIKKHCQEGKEKQANIVYEDMSYTLRLNNLATVNPYNNC, encoded by the exons ATGGTTAATGAAGGAGAGTCGGTCAACATAACCTGCTCCGTTACTACCAAGGGGATGCTAGTAGGGATGTATTTGAAAAAAGAAGTTGTAAATGCCATGGAAGTGCTATACATCACAAATAATGGTCATAACCGTACCATAGACTTTCGCTACAAAGACCGCATCGAGATCTCCATTCTCCAGACAGATGTGAGGATAACGCTGCACCAGTTGCAGAAAAATGACACTGGTTTATATGTCTGTAGAGGGAGTGTTCTAGAAAATTACGAGCCCAATTGTGTGTCGAGCCAAGGCACCATATTGATGGTGAAAG AAATGGAGCAGGCAGAGTGCCACGTGGCTTCCTGGATGCCCTATGTTCTGTCCTTCATGGCTTTGATCTTGGTTTCTGCGCTGGGATACCTCATTCTGTCTCACATAGAT atcAAGAAACACTGCCaagaaggaaaggaaaagcaaGCAAATATAGTGTACGAAGACATGTCCTACACCCTTAGGCTCAACAACTTGGCCACAGTCAACCCTTATAACAATTGTTAG
- the CD7 gene encoding T-cell antigen CD7 isoform X1, with the protein MPWTPVLPAAFLLFLLFQGTPAQKDVTQEPAILMVNEGESVNITCSVTTKGMLVGMYLKKEVVNAMEVLYITNNGHNRTIDFRYKDRIEISILQTDVRITLHQLQKNDTGLYVCRGSVLENYEPNCVSSQGTILMVKEMEQAECHVASWMPYVLSFMALILVSALGYLILSHIDIKKHCQEGKEKQANIVYEDMSYTLRLNNLATVNPYNNC; encoded by the exons ATGCCCTGGACACCTGTTCTTCCAGCTGCGTTTTTGCTCTTCCTGCTTTTCCAGGGTACCCCAGCCCAGAAAG ATGTTACACAGGAGCCAGCTATTCTCATGGTTAATGAAGGAGAGTCGGTCAACATAACCTGCTCCGTTACTACCAAGGGGATGCTAGTAGGGATGTATTTGAAAAAAGAAGTTGTAAATGCCATGGAAGTGCTATACATCACAAATAATGGTCATAACCGTACCATAGACTTTCGCTACAAAGACCGCATCGAGATCTCCATTCTCCAGACAGATGTGAGGATAACGCTGCACCAGTTGCAGAAAAATGACACTGGTTTATATGTCTGTAGAGGGAGTGTTCTAGAAAATTACGAGCCCAATTGTGTGTCGAGCCAAGGCACCATATTGATGGTGAAAG AAATGGAGCAGGCAGAGTGCCACGTGGCTTCCTGGATGCCCTATGTTCTGTCCTTCATGGCTTTGATCTTGGTTTCTGCGCTGGGATACCTCATTCTGTCTCACATAGAT atcAAGAAACACTGCCaagaaggaaaggaaaagcaaGCAAATATAGTGTACGAAGACATGTCCTACACCCTTAGGCTCAACAACTTGGCCACAGTCAACCCTTATAACAATTGTTAG